In Streptomyces sp. SN-593, a single genomic region encodes these proteins:
- the sufC gene encoding Fe-S cluster assembly ATPase SufC: MATLEIRDLHVTVEADNATKEILKGVDLTVKQGETHAIMGPNGSGKSTLAYSLAGHPKYTVTGGSVTLDGEDVLAMSVDERARAGVFLAMQYPVEIPGVSVSNFLRTSATAIRGEAPKLRTWVKEVKETMEQLHMDPSFAERNVNEGFSGGEKKRHEILQLELLKPKIAILDETDSGLDVDALRIVSEGVNRVREQGEVGTLLITHYTRILRYIKPDFVHVFSAGRIVESGGAELADKLEEEGYESYVKGGAAA; encoded by the coding sequence ATGGCCACGCTTGAAATCCGCGACCTGCACGTCACCGTCGAAGCCGACAACGCCACCAAGGAGATCCTCAAGGGCGTCGACCTCACGGTGAAACAGGGCGAGACCCACGCCATCATGGGCCCCAACGGCTCCGGCAAGTCCACCCTGGCCTACTCCCTGGCCGGGCACCCCAAGTACACCGTCACCGGCGGCAGCGTCACCCTCGACGGCGAGGACGTGCTGGCGATGAGCGTCGACGAGCGGGCCCGGGCCGGCGTCTTCCTCGCCATGCAGTACCCGGTCGAGATCCCCGGCGTCTCGGTCTCCAACTTCCTGCGCACCTCCGCCACCGCCATCCGCGGTGAGGCCCCCAAGCTGCGCACGTGGGTGAAGGAGGTCAAGGAGACCATGGAGCAACTGCACATGGATCCCTCGTTCGCCGAGCGCAACGTCAACGAGGGCTTCTCCGGCGGCGAGAAGAAGCGCCACGAGATCCTCCAGCTCGAACTGCTCAAGCCGAAGATCGCGATCCTCGACGAGACCGACTCCGGCCTCGACGTCGACGCGCTGCGGATCGTCTCCGAAGGCGTCAACCGGGTCCGCGAGCAAGGCGAGGTCGGCACCCTGCTGATCACGCACTACACGCGCATCCTGCGCTACATCAAGCCCGACTTCGTGCACGTCTTCTCGGCCGGCCGGATCGTCGAGTCCGGCGGCGCCGAGCTCGCCGACAAGCTGGAGGAAGAGG
- a CDS encoding bifunctional 3-phenylpropionate/cinnamic acid dioxygenase ferredoxin subunit: MPFVRACALSELEDDTPHRVEIDGVPVSVVRTEGEVFAINDICSHANVSLSEGEVEDCQIECWLHGSSFDLRTGKPSGLPATRPVPVYPVKIVGDDVLVSVTQES, encoded by the coding sequence GTGCCCTTCGTCCGCGCCTGCGCGCTCAGCGAGCTGGAGGACGACACCCCGCACCGCGTCGAGATCGACGGTGTGCCGGTCTCGGTCGTCCGCACCGAGGGCGAGGTGTTCGCGATCAACGACATCTGCTCGCACGCCAACGTCTCGCTGTCCGAGGGCGAGGTGGAGGACTGCCAGATCGAGTGCTGGCTGCACGGCTCCAGCTTCGACCTGCGCACCGGCAAGCCGTCCGGGCTGCCCGCCACCCGGCCCGTTCCCGTATACCCCGTCAAGATCGTTGGGGACGACGTGCTCGTCTCCGTCACCCAGGAGTCCTGA
- the sufD gene encoding Fe-S cluster assembly protein SufD, translated as MAENTPAGSTTDGAITVGQPTEQPADARVSAAPSYDVADFPVPTGREEEWRFTPLARLRGLHDGTAEATGSLRVEVTAPDGVVVETVDRTDPRIGKAGKPVDRVAAQAFSAFEKASVVSVPKDTVLTEPVRIAVHGEGGVAYGHQVVEIGAFAEAVVVLDHTGDTTLAANVEFLVGDGAKLTVVSVQDWADTAVHAAQHTALLGRDAGFKSVVVTFGGDLVRLHPRVVYGATGGEADLFGLYFTDRGQHQEHRLFIDHDTPHCRSNVAYKGALQGQDAHAVWIGDVLIRAAAEGTDTYELNRNLVLTDGARVDSVPNLEIETGEIVGAGHASATGRFDDEQLFYLMSRGIHTEDARRLVVRGFFGELVQQIGLPDLEERLMAKIDAELEAAVG; from the coding sequence ATGGCCGAGAACACCCCTGCGGGCAGCACCACGGACGGTGCCATCACGGTGGGGCAGCCGACCGAGCAGCCCGCCGACGCCCGGGTCAGCGCCGCCCCGTCGTACGACGTGGCCGACTTCCCCGTGCCGACCGGGCGCGAGGAGGAATGGCGCTTCACGCCGCTGGCCCGGCTGCGCGGCCTGCACGACGGCACCGCGGAGGCGACCGGCTCGCTGCGCGTCGAGGTGACCGCGCCCGACGGCGTCGTCGTGGAGACCGTGGACCGCACCGACCCGCGGATCGGCAAGGCCGGCAAGCCGGTCGACCGCGTCGCCGCCCAGGCGTTCAGCGCGTTCGAGAAGGCGTCGGTGGTCAGCGTCCCCAAGGACACCGTGCTCACCGAGCCGGTCCGGATCGCCGTGCACGGCGAGGGCGGCGTCGCCTACGGTCACCAGGTCGTGGAGATCGGCGCGTTCGCCGAGGCCGTGGTGGTGCTGGACCACACCGGCGACACCACGCTCGCGGCCAACGTCGAGTTCCTGGTCGGCGACGGTGCCAAACTCACCGTGGTCTCCGTCCAGGACTGGGCCGACACCGCCGTGCACGCCGCGCAGCACACCGCGCTGCTCGGCCGCGACGCCGGCTTCAAGTCCGTGGTCGTCACCTTCGGCGGCGACCTGGTCCGGCTGCACCCCCGGGTGGTCTACGGCGCCACCGGCGGCGAGGCCGACCTGTTCGGGCTGTACTTCACCGACCGCGGCCAGCACCAGGAGCACCGCCTGTTCATCGACCACGACACGCCGCACTGCCGGTCCAACGTGGCGTACAAGGGCGCGCTCCAGGGCCAGGACGCGCACGCGGTGTGGATCGGCGACGTGCTGATCCGGGCCGCGGCCGAGGGCACCGACACCTACGAGCTGAACCGCAACCTCGTCCTCACCGACGGCGCCCGGGTGGACTCGGTGCCCAACCTGGAGATCGAGACCGGCGAGATCGTCGGCGCCGGACACGCGTCGGCGACCGGCCGCTTCGACGACGAGCAGCTCTTCTACCTGATGAGCCGCGGCATCCACACCGAGGACGCCCGCCGCCTGGTGGTGCGCGGCTTCTTCGGCGAGCTGGTCCAGCAGATCGGACTGCCCGACCTGGAGGAGCGGCTGATGGCGAAGATCGACGCGGAACTCGAGGCGGCGGTCGGATGA
- the sufB gene encoding Fe-S cluster assembly protein SufB produces MTAPTETTHPELEGIGTYEYGWADTDTAGAAAKRGLSEEVVRDISAKKSEPEWMLKMRLKGLRLFGKKPMPTWGSDLTGIDFDNIKYFVRSTEKQAESWEDLPEDIKNTYDKLGIPEAEKQRLVAGVAAQYESEVVYHQIREDLEEQGVIFLDTDTALKQHPELFQEYFGTVIPAGDNKFASLNTAVWSGGSFIYVPKGVHVEIPLQAYFRINTENMGQFERTLIIVDEDAYVHYVEGCTAPIYKSDSLHSAVVEIIVKKGGRCRYTTIQNWSNNVYNLVTKRAVAYEGATMEWIDGNIGSKVTMKYPAVYLMGEHAKGETLSIAFAGEGQHQDAGAKMVHMAPNTSSNIVSKSVARGGGRTSYRGLIEIGEGSTGAKSNVLCDALLVDTVSRSDTYPYVDVREDDVSMGHEATVSKVSDDQLFYLMSRGMTEFEAMAMIVRGFVEPIAKELPMEYALELNRLIELQMEGAVG; encoded by the coding sequence ATGACTGCTCCCACGGAGACCACTCACCCGGAGCTCGAAGGCATCGGCACCTACGAGTACGGCTGGGCCGACACCGACACCGCCGGCGCCGCCGCCAAGCGCGGCCTGTCGGAGGAGGTCGTCCGCGACATCTCCGCGAAGAAGTCCGAGCCGGAGTGGATGCTGAAGATGCGGCTCAAGGGGCTGCGGCTGTTCGGCAAGAAGCCGATGCCCACCTGGGGCAGCGACCTCACCGGCATCGACTTCGACAACATCAAGTACTTCGTGCGGTCCACCGAGAAGCAGGCGGAGTCCTGGGAGGACCTGCCCGAGGACATCAAGAACACCTACGACAAGCTCGGCATCCCGGAGGCGGAGAAGCAGCGCCTGGTCGCCGGCGTCGCCGCGCAGTACGAGTCCGAGGTCGTCTACCACCAGATCCGCGAGGACCTGGAGGAGCAGGGCGTCATCTTCCTGGACACCGACACCGCGCTCAAGCAGCACCCGGAGCTGTTCCAGGAGTACTTCGGCACCGTCATCCCCGCCGGCGACAACAAGTTCGCCTCGCTGAACACGGCGGTGTGGTCGGGCGGCTCGTTCATCTACGTGCCGAAGGGCGTGCACGTGGAGATCCCGCTCCAGGCGTACTTCCGGATCAACACCGAGAACATGGGCCAGTTCGAGCGGACCCTGATCATCGTGGACGAGGACGCCTACGTCCACTACGTCGAGGGCTGCACCGCGCCGATCTACAAGTCGGACTCGCTGCACTCCGCGGTGGTCGAGATCATCGTCAAGAAGGGCGGCCGCTGCCGCTACACGACCATCCAGAACTGGTCGAACAACGTCTACAACCTGGTCACCAAGCGCGCCGTGGCCTACGAGGGCGCGACCATGGAGTGGATCGACGGCAACATCGGCTCCAAGGTGACCATGAAGTACCCCGCGGTCTACCTGATGGGCGAGCACGCCAAGGGCGAGACGCTGTCCATCGCCTTCGCCGGCGAGGGCCAGCACCAGGACGCCGGCGCCAAGATGGTGCACATGGCGCCGAACACGTCGTCCAACATCGTCTCCAAGTCGGTGGCGCGCGGCGGCGGCCGCACCTCCTACCGCGGCCTGATCGAGATCGGCGAGGGCTCCACCGGCGCGAAGTCCAACGTGCTGTGCGACGCCCTGCTGGTGGACACCGTCTCCCGCTCCGACACGTACCCGTACGTGGACGTGCGCGAGGACGACGTGTCGATGGGCCACGAGGCGACCGTCTCCAAGGTCTCGGACGACCAGCTCTTCTACCTGATGAGCCGGGGCATGACCGAGTTCGAGGCCATGGCCATGATCGTGCGGGGCTTCGTCGAGCCGATCGCCAAGGAGCTGCCGATGGAGTACGCCCTGGAACTCAACCGGCTGATCGAGCTGCAGATGGAGGGCGCGGTCGGCTGA
- a CDS encoding helix-turn-helix transcriptional regulator, translating to MKYVGGAAPKAAEEPTTGERGTRNRVASSILGHGPSTAADLAERLGLTQAAVRRHLDALVAENIVEARQQRVYGSRGRGRPAKVFALTDCGRDAFDQAYDQLAADALGWIAQSAGGGEQGEAAVTAFARARVAAQAERYRELVDAAAPEERAQALARALSADGYAATARSAPGPAGEQLCQHHCPVAHAAEQFPQLCEAEAEVFSRLLGTHVQRLATIAHGDGVCTTFIPRAHQSRAGASPDEPAAPAPPVRPPAAPADPAAAPATPAEPAVPAAAAPPAAPARTDHAPVSTSGRNPA from the coding sequence GTGAAATACGTAGGCGGTGCTGCCCCCAAGGCGGCGGAGGAGCCGACGACCGGTGAGCGGGGCACCCGCAACCGCGTCGCCAGCTCCATCCTGGGCCACGGGCCCTCCACCGCCGCGGACCTCGCCGAGCGGCTGGGCCTCACCCAGGCGGCGGTACGCCGCCACCTGGACGCGCTCGTCGCGGAGAACATCGTGGAGGCCCGCCAGCAGCGGGTCTACGGCAGCCGCGGCCGCGGCCGCCCCGCGAAGGTCTTCGCGCTCACCGACTGCGGCCGGGACGCCTTCGACCAGGCGTACGACCAGCTCGCCGCGGACGCGCTGGGCTGGATCGCCCAGTCCGCGGGCGGCGGCGAGCAGGGCGAGGCCGCGGTCACCGCGTTCGCGCGGGCCCGCGTGGCCGCCCAGGCCGAGCGCTACCGCGAGCTGGTCGACGCCGCCGCGCCCGAGGAGCGGGCGCAGGCCCTGGCCCGCGCACTGAGCGCGGACGGGTACGCTGCTACAGCGCGTAGCGCCCCCGGCCCGGCAGGGGAGCAGCTGTGCCAGCACCACTGCCCGGTGGCCCACGCCGCCGAGCAGTTCCCGCAGCTCTGCGAGGCGGAGGCCGAGGTCTTCTCCCGCCTGCTCGGGACGCACGTCCAGCGGCTCGCCACCATCGCGCACGGCGACGGGGTGTGCACCACGTTCATCCCGCGGGCCCACCAGTCGCGGGCCGGCGCGTCCCCCGACGAGCCGGCGGCACCCGCACCACCCGTTCGACCACCCGCAGCACCGGCCGATCCGGCCGCGGCGCCCGCGACCCCCGCGGAGCCCGCCGTGCCGGCGGCCGCCGCACCACCCGCAGCACCAGCACGCACAGACCACGCACCAGTCAGCACGTCCGGGAGGAACCCCGCATGA
- a CDS encoding ABC transporter ATP-binding protein yields the protein MRNEPAVEVAGLVKRYGARTAVDGLDLTVPRGSVTAVLGPNGAGKTTTVEVCEGYRRPDGGTVRVLGLDPVTQGAELRPRIGVMLQSGGVYPGARAEEMLRHAATLHADPVDPALLIERLGLEGCGRTAYRRLSGGQQQRLALAMAVVGRPELVFLDEPTAGLDPQARHATWDLVRELRADGVTVVLTTHFMDEAEQLADQVAIIDAGRAIAAGTPEELCRGGAENTLRFSGRPALDLASLLNALPAGTRADELSPGSYRVEGTVDPQLLATVASWCAQHGVMPDHLAVERRTLEDVFLELTGRELRV from the coding sequence ATGCGAAACGAGCCCGCGGTCGAGGTGGCCGGTCTGGTCAAGCGGTACGGCGCCAGGACCGCGGTCGACGGCCTCGACCTGACGGTGCCGCGCGGCAGCGTCACCGCCGTGCTCGGCCCCAACGGCGCCGGCAAGACCACCACGGTCGAGGTCTGCGAGGGGTACCGGCGGCCCGACGGCGGCACCGTCCGCGTCCTCGGCCTCGACCCGGTCACCCAGGGCGCCGAGCTGCGGCCCCGGATCGGCGTGATGCTCCAGTCCGGCGGCGTCTACCCCGGCGCCCGCGCCGAGGAGATGCTGCGGCACGCCGCGACGCTGCACGCCGACCCGGTGGACCCGGCCCTGCTGATCGAGCGGCTCGGGCTGGAGGGCTGCGGCCGCACCGCCTACCGCCGGCTGTCCGGCGGCCAGCAGCAGCGCCTGGCGCTGGCGATGGCCGTGGTCGGGCGCCCGGAGCTGGTCTTCCTCGACGAGCCCACCGCCGGCCTCGACCCGCAGGCCCGGCACGCCACCTGGGACCTGGTCCGCGAGCTGCGCGCCGACGGCGTCACCGTGGTCCTGACCACGCACTTCATGGACGAGGCCGAGCAGCTCGCCGACCAGGTGGCGATCATCGACGCCGGCCGCGCCATCGCCGCAGGCACCCCCGAGGAGCTGTGCCGCGGCGGCGCCGAGAACACCCTGCGCTTCTCCGGCCGCCCCGCCCTGGACCTCGCCTCGCTGCTCAACGCCCTGCCCGCCGGCACCCGCGCCGACGAGCTGTCCCCCGGCTCGTACCGCGTCGAGGGCACGGTGGACCCGCAGCTCCTGGCCACCGTCGCCTCCTGGTGCGCCCAGCACGGCGTCATGCCCGACCACCTGGCGGTGGAGCGGCGCACCCTGGAGGACGTCTTCTTGGAACTGACCGGCAGGGAACTGCGGGTTTGA
- a CDS encoding ABC transporter permease — translation MSLTTDTAHATGAGAGVFAPAPGAAPLSRMIRAQALLETRMLLRNGEQLLLTVVIPTLLLVLFSAVDVVDTGPGKSVDFLAPGVLALAVLSTAFTGQAIATGFERRYGVLKRLGASPLPRWALMAAKTCSVLVTEALQTVLLVVIAFALGWSPHGDPAAVLLLLLLGTAAFSGLGLLMAGTLKAEATLAAANLVFLLLLVGGGVIVPMDKFGGPVRHVLELLPISALSDGLRDVLQHGAGVPWSDLGILAVWSVVGLAAAGRWFRWE, via the coding sequence ATGAGCCTCACCACCGACACCGCGCACGCCACCGGGGCGGGCGCCGGGGTCTTCGCGCCCGCGCCCGGTGCGGCGCCGCTGTCCCGGATGATCCGCGCGCAGGCGCTGCTGGAGACGCGGATGCTGCTGCGCAACGGCGAGCAGCTCCTGCTCACCGTGGTCATCCCGACGCTGCTGCTGGTGCTGTTCAGCGCGGTGGACGTCGTGGACACCGGCCCCGGCAAGTCCGTGGACTTCCTCGCCCCCGGCGTGCTCGCGCTGGCGGTGCTGTCCACCGCGTTCACCGGGCAGGCCATCGCCACCGGCTTCGAGCGCCGCTACGGCGTGCTGAAGCGGCTGGGCGCCTCGCCGCTGCCGCGGTGGGCGCTGATGGCCGCGAAGACCTGCTCGGTCCTGGTCACCGAGGCGCTCCAGACGGTGCTGCTGGTGGTGATCGCCTTCGCCCTCGGCTGGTCCCCGCACGGCGACCCGGCGGCCGTGCTGCTCCTGCTGCTGCTCGGCACCGCCGCGTTCTCCGGGCTGGGCCTGCTGATGGCCGGCACCCTGAAGGCCGAGGCCACCCTCGCCGCCGCGAACCTCGTCTTCCTGCTGCTGCTGGTCGGCGGCGGCGTGATCGTGCCCATGGACAAGTTCGGCGGGCCGGTCCGGCACGTGCTGGAGCTGCTGCCGATCTCGGCCCTTTCGGACGGCCTGCGCGACGTGTTGCAGCACGGCGCCGGGGTTCCGTGGTCCGACCTGGGCATCCTCGCGGTCTGGTCGGTCGTGGGCCTGGCGGCGGCGGGCCGCTGGTTCCGCTGGGAGTAG
- a CDS encoding MFS transporter produces the protein MTAQAEPRGGGADGGGTGGGGTGGRTGGNGPDGGGGSGQGADSSAWAPLRLPTYRTLWCAQLGSNVGTWMQTVGAQWMLVHQPNAPTLTSLVQAASLLPVLFLSLPAGVLADVLDRRRLLVALSIAMTAVSAALAILTAAGLTTPTVLIALVFLMGCGSALTGPGWQAIQPELVPRAQIPAAAALGSLNVNLARAVGPAVAGVLVAVTGPDVVFGINAVSFLGVVAALTAWHRAAPRTAGAPERMRPALSAGTRYVRNAPGVRRVMLRAALFVLPASALWGLLPVVSSQRLHQGAGGYGLLLGALGVGAIAGAVSVKRVRAAVDRNVLLALSSAAFAAGSAVAAVVTQPVVVAVVLVVTGAGWLYALSTLNTTLQLALPAWVRARGLAVYLMVFMGGQGIGSLVWGLVANATSTRATLLAATALLLLTALSLAVWPMRARTGTFARDVVAPWPEPMLAFDHDPEDGPVLVEVAYDVPDDRLADFRAAMAALAVSRRRTGASHWALYRDAEHPATWVETFQVPSWQEHLRQHDSRLTAYDAELAARASGLSRTDPRVRHLLSPG, from the coding sequence ATGACGGCGCAGGCGGAACCGCGCGGGGGCGGCGCGGACGGAGGCGGCACGGGCGGGGGCGGCACGGGCGGGCGTACCGGCGGGAACGGCCCGGACGGGGGCGGCGGCAGCGGGCAGGGCGCGGACTCCTCGGCGTGGGCGCCCCTGCGCCTGCCGACCTACCGCACCCTGTGGTGCGCCCAGCTCGGTTCGAACGTCGGCACCTGGATGCAGACGGTCGGCGCCCAGTGGATGCTCGTCCACCAGCCGAACGCGCCGACGCTGACCTCCCTGGTGCAGGCCGCCTCCCTGCTCCCGGTCCTGTTCCTGTCGCTGCCCGCGGGCGTCCTCGCCGACGTCCTGGACCGCCGCCGCCTGCTGGTGGCCCTGTCGATCGCGATGACGGCGGTGAGCGCCGCGCTGGCGATCCTCACCGCGGCCGGGCTGACCACCCCCACCGTGCTGATCGCCCTGGTCTTCCTGATGGGGTGCGGCAGCGCGCTGACCGGTCCCGGCTGGCAGGCGATCCAGCCCGAACTCGTGCCACGCGCGCAGATCCCGGCCGCGGCCGCGCTCGGCAGCCTCAACGTCAACCTGGCGCGCGCGGTCGGCCCGGCCGTGGCCGGCGTGCTGGTCGCCGTGACCGGCCCGGACGTCGTGTTCGGCATCAACGCGGTCTCGTTCCTCGGGGTGGTCGCCGCCCTGACGGCCTGGCACCGCGCCGCGCCGCGCACCGCGGGCGCCCCCGAGCGGATGCGCCCGGCGCTGTCGGCGGGCACCCGCTACGTCCGCAACGCGCCCGGGGTGCGCCGGGTGATGCTGCGCGCGGCCCTGTTCGTGCTGCCCGCCTCCGCGCTGTGGGGCCTGCTGCCGGTGGTGTCCTCGCAGCGCCTGCACCAGGGCGCGGGCGGCTACGGCCTGCTGCTCGGGGCACTGGGCGTGGGCGCGATCGCGGGGGCCGTCAGCGTCAAGCGGGTGCGCGCGGCCGTGGACCGCAACGTGCTGCTCGCACTGAGCAGCGCCGCGTTCGCCGCCGGCAGCGCGGTCGCCGCCGTGGTCACGCAGCCCGTGGTGGTGGCGGTGGTCCTCGTGGTCACCGGCGCCGGCTGGCTGTACGCGCTGTCCACGCTCAACACCACCCTCCAACTCGCCCTGCCGGCCTGGGTCCGGGCCCGCGGCCTCGCGGTCTATCTGATGGTCTTCATGGGCGGCCAGGGCATCGGCTCCCTGGTGTGGGGCCTGGTCGCGAACGCCACCAGCACCCGCGCCACGCTGCTGGCCGCCACCGCACTGCTCCTGCTGACCGCGCTGTCGCTCGCCGTCTGGCCGATGCGGGCCCGCACCGGCACCTTCGCGCGCGACGTGGTGGCGCCCTGGCCGGAACCGATGCTGGCGTTCGACCACGACCCGGAGGACGGCCCGGTCCTGGTCGAGGTGGCCTACGACGTGCCCGACGACCGCCTCGCCGACTTCCGCGCGGCGATGGCCGCCCTCGCGGTGTCCCGCCGCCGCACCGGCGCCTCCCACTGGGCGCTGTACCGCGACGCGGAGCACCCCGCGACCTGGGTCGAGACCTTCCAGGTCCCCTCCTGGCAGGAGCACCTGCGCCAGCACGACTCCCGTCTCACCGCCTATGACGCCGAACTGGCCGCCCGCGCCAGCGGCCTGTCCCGCACCGACCCCCGGGTCCGCCACCTCCTCTCCCCCGGGTAG
- a CDS encoding GntR family transcriptional regulator — translation MGGEGGRGRAKYRRIADDLREAVTRGRYGPGDRLPGENDLMASYEVARMTARQALGVLQSEGIAESRKGAGVFVRTFRPLRRRGIERVAENRWGHGRSIWAADTEDRETVVDHLRVTEEAAPAGIGGVLALAAGDTVCVRRRRYVLDGKPVLLAASYLPAALVSGSAVTSADPGPGGIYARLAELGHAPAHFREEIRSRMPSADEADRLELGTGTPVILVCRTAFTADGRAVEVNEMTMDAASYVLEYDFDA, via the coding sequence ATGGGCGGCGAAGGCGGGCGTGGTCGGGCGAAGTACCGGCGGATCGCCGATGATCTGCGCGAGGCTGTCACGCGCGGGCGATACGGTCCCGGCGACCGGCTGCCGGGGGAGAACGACCTCATGGCCTCGTACGAGGTGGCACGGATGACCGCTCGGCAGGCGCTCGGCGTGCTCCAGAGCGAGGGGATCGCCGAATCCCGCAAGGGCGCCGGGGTGTTCGTCCGCACCTTCCGACCGCTGCGGCGGCGCGGCATCGAGCGGGTGGCCGAGAACCGGTGGGGCCACGGGCGGTCGATCTGGGCCGCCGACACCGAGGACCGGGAAACGGTGGTGGACCACCTGCGGGTCACCGAGGAAGCCGCGCCCGCCGGCATCGGCGGCGTACTGGCCCTCGCGGCCGGCGACACGGTCTGCGTGCGCAGGCGCCGGTACGTCCTCGACGGCAAACCCGTGCTGCTGGCCGCCTCGTACCTGCCGGCGGCACTCGTCAGCGGGTCGGCCGTCACCAGCGCCGACCCCGGCCCCGGTGGCATCTACGCCCGGCTCGCCGAACTCGGCCACGCCCCGGCCCACTTCCGGGAGGAGATCCGCTCACGGATGCCCTCCGCCGACGAGGCCGATCGGTTGGAACTCGGCACCGGCACCCCCGTGATCCTGGTCTGCCGCACCGCGTTCACCGCGGACGGCAGAGCCGTCGAGGTCAACGAGATGACCATGGACGCGGCCTCCTACGTCCTGGAGTACGACTTCGACGCCTGA
- a CDS encoding glycosyl hydrolase family 28-related protein: MTGEHRDTVNRRRLLYGGAAALAGTGAAAWASGAWEAPAAGAVPPQHPGYADVVADFGAKGDGTTDDSAAFEAAYAYAEKRAAGGTGRTVILVPPGQYRVTKPGALLAADSPTHQVNGLRFVGAGLRISDIVFAPATTDGPDGGSYLCRNNDTWQNVSFEGLRFTSGTPGASFFYSYSTGGAANYRFSDCEWMGEWEYGIALDGSNTNSEMRWEACRVGGAYRKAFLYAGLSLHSTDREQQDQFLNYWFTDMNVTYEWGNFLEFPYGGSVTCRSGSYIVTGRRPTAHPDYGFESAFFRFPRPSHFDGVQRFHAEDIRFELRDDAVVVIDCAWNRGTVHFNDCDDTAHAFKSFSDALRAHRYTLTDNGPLVRYDSCQLVGTHQYRTASGATPPSCVRYDMCRLASHPSASFLALDAHQDRDFATFASCLPA; this comes from the coding sequence ATGACCGGCGAGCACCGCGACACCGTCAACCGTCGGCGGCTGCTGTACGGAGGCGCGGCGGCGCTGGCCGGGACCGGTGCGGCGGCCTGGGCGTCCGGCGCGTGGGAGGCGCCGGCGGCCGGGGCGGTCCCCCCGCAGCACCCCGGGTACGCCGACGTGGTGGCCGACTTCGGCGCCAAGGGCGACGGCACCACCGACGACAGCGCCGCGTTCGAGGCGGCCTACGCGTACGCCGAGAAGCGGGCGGCCGGCGGGACCGGCCGGACCGTGATCCTGGTGCCGCCCGGCCAGTACCGGGTGACGAAGCCCGGCGCGCTGCTGGCCGCCGACTCGCCGACCCACCAGGTCAACGGGCTGCGCTTCGTGGGCGCCGGGCTGCGGATCAGCGACATCGTCTTCGCGCCCGCCACCACCGACGGGCCCGACGGCGGCAGCTACCTGTGCCGCAACAACGACACGTGGCAGAACGTCTCGTTCGAGGGGCTGCGCTTCACCTCCGGCACCCCGGGGGCCTCGTTCTTCTACTCCTACTCCACCGGCGGCGCGGCCAACTACCGCTTCTCGGACTGCGAGTGGATGGGGGAGTGGGAGTACGGCATCGCGCTCGACGGCAGCAACACCAACTCCGAGATGCGGTGGGAGGCGTGCCGGGTGGGCGGCGCGTACCGCAAGGCGTTCCTGTACGCGGGGCTGTCGCTGCACTCGACCGACCGGGAGCAGCAGGACCAGTTCCTCAACTACTGGTTCACCGACATGAACGTCACCTACGAGTGGGGCAACTTCCTGGAGTTCCCCTACGGCGGTTCCGTGACCTGCCGCTCGGGCAGCTACATCGTCACCGGCCGCCGTCCCACCGCGCACCCCGACTACGGCTTCGAGAGCGCCTTCTTCCGCTTCCCGCGCCCCTCGCACTTCGACGGGGTGCAGCGCTTCCACGCCGAGGACATCCGCTTCGAACTGCGCGACGACGCGGTCGTGGTGATCGACTGCGCCTGGAACCGCGGCACCGTGCACTTCAACGACTGCGACGACACCGCGCACGCGTTCAAGTCCTTCTCCGACGCCCTGCGCGCCCACCGCTACACCCTCACGGACAACGGCCCGCTCGTCCGCTACGACTCCTGCCAACTGGTCGGCACCCACCAGTACCGCACCGCCTCCGGCGCCACCCCGCCGTCCTGCGTCCGCTACGACATGTGCCGCCTCGCCTCCCACCCGAGCGCGTCCTTCCTGGCCCTGGACGCCCACCAGGACCGCGACTTCGCCACGTTCGCCTCCTGCCTCCCCGCCTGA